The Deltaproteobacteria bacterium genome includes a region encoding these proteins:
- a CDS encoding hydrogenase iron-sulfur subunit has protein sequence MTQAAALEAAPTEAPSKAPSGWEPNIIAFACHYCAFAAADLAGVMRLQYTPNVKVIRLPCTGKLDHAHVLNAFERGVDGVFVAGULPGQCHFLEGNANAKKRVTNLKSLIQQVGIEPERLEMFNLSAAMGPRWAEICMEFSERVKNLGPSPIAEALRRKAG, from the coding sequence ATGACACAGGCAGCAGCGCTCGAAGCCGCGCCGACGGAAGCTCCGTCAAAGGCCCCGTCCGGCTGGGAGCCCAACATCATAGCCTTTGCCTGCCACTACTGCGCCTTTGCGGCGGCGGACCTCGCGGGCGTCATGCGGCTCCAGTACACCCCCAACGTCAAGGTCATCCGCCTTCCGTGCACCGGAAAACTCGACCACGCCCACGTCCTCAACGCCTTCGAGCGAGGCGTTGACGGCGTTTTCGTGGCCGGGTGACTGCCCGGCCAATGCCATTTCCTGGAAGGAAATGCAAACGCCAAAAAACGGGTGACGAACCTGAAAAGCCTCATCCAACAGGTGGGAATAGAACCGGAGCGCCTGGAGATGTTCAACCTCTCCGCCGCAATGGGTCCGCGCTGGGCCGAAATCTGCATGGAGTTTTCCGAGCGCGTGAAAAACCTCGGCCCCTCGCCCATCGCGGAGGCGCTCAGGCGTAAGGCCGGATGA
- a CDS encoding methylenetetrahydrofolate reductase C-terminal domain-containing protein: MIVGKQKTLDEMWDMIKGLGRVLVFGCNTCVAVCHEGGNKEAEIAASLLRMKAIQEGNPIEIRNGGIERQCEHEFFEQAKGDLDWADAVLSFACGVGVQFIAKKYAELPVYPGLNTLFMGDAEKENLWTESCQGCGNCILHLTAGICPISRCAKRLMNGPCGGSSKGNCEISKDTPCAWHLIVERLAALKRMDDYEKIIPLKDWSTERAGGPRRLLHAEEI; the protein is encoded by the coding sequence ATGATAGTCGGAAAGCAAAAGACTCTTGACGAGATGTGGGACATGATCAAGGGCCTAGGCCGGGTCCTGGTCTTCGGGTGCAACACCTGCGTCGCGGTCTGCCACGAGGGCGGCAACAAGGAGGCGGAAATCGCGGCGTCCCTTCTGCGCATGAAGGCGATCCAGGAGGGGAACCCCATAGAGATAAGAAACGGCGGAATCGAGCGCCAGTGCGAGCACGAGTTTTTCGAGCAGGCCAAGGGCGATCTCGATTGGGCCGACGCCGTGCTCTCCTTCGCCTGCGGCGTGGGGGTGCAGTTCATCGCCAAGAAATACGCAGAGCTTCCGGTTTATCCGGGGCTCAACACCCTTTTCATGGGGGACGCGGAAAAGGAAAACCTCTGGACCGAATCCTGCCAGGGCTGCGGCAACTGCATCCTGCACCTTACAGCCGGAATCTGCCCCATATCCCGCTGCGCCAAGCGCCTGATGAACGGCCCCTGCGGCGGCTCCAGTAAGGGCAACTGCGAGATAAGCAAGGACACCCCCTGCGCCTGGCACCTTATAGTGGAGCGCCTCGCGGCCTTGAAACGCATGGATGACTACGAGAAGATAATTCCCTTGAAGGACTGGTCCACAGAACGCGCAGGCGGGCCAAGGCGGCTCCTCCACGCTGAGGAAATATAG
- a CDS encoding GDP-mannose 4,6-dehydratase yields MRILITGGAGFIGSHLCEACLSEGHEVYVIDDLSTGRFENVEHLTVSEDSRNRFFFTHDTILNPEPLNRLVGTCDAVYHLAAAVGVRYILDNPLESIRTNIQGTERVLETCDRFKKKVLIASSSEVYGKHTHAPLTETDNIIYGPSSKFRWSYAASKLMDEFTALAYFRTTHLPVVIARLFNTVGPRQTGAYGMVIPRFTDQALDGEPLTVYGDGRQTRTFTYVLDVVEALMSLMNEPKAVGELFNIGGTEEITMEALARRIISATGSTSTFRLIPYNEAFPEGFEDMQRRVPDISKIKALTGFHPKTDLDTILLKVAEDRKANRT; encoded by the coding sequence ATGCGTATTCTCATCACCGGCGGCGCCGGTTTCATCGGGTCCCACCTGTGCGAGGCCTGCCTTTCCGAGGGCCACGAGGTCTACGTAATCGACGACCTTTCAACCGGCCGCTTCGAAAACGTGGAGCACCTCACCGTCAGCGAGGACAGCCGGAACCGCTTTTTCTTCACCCATGACACCATTTTGAACCCGGAGCCCTTGAACCGGCTGGTGGGCACCTGCGACGCGGTCTATCACCTGGCCGCAGCGGTGGGGGTGCGCTACATCCTGGACAACCCCCTTGAATCCATCCGCACCAACATCCAGGGCACCGAAAGGGTGCTGGAAACCTGCGACCGGTTCAAGAAAAAGGTCCTGATCGCCTCGTCCTCCGAGGTTTACGGCAAGCACACCCACGCCCCCCTCACCGAGACCGACAACATAATCTACGGCCCCTCATCCAAGTTCCGCTGGAGCTACGCCGCAAGCAAGCTCATGGACGAATTCACAGCCCTGGCCTATTTCCGCACGACCCACCTTCCCGTGGTCATAGCCCGGCTTTTCAACACCGTGGGCCCGCGCCAGACAGGGGCCTACGGCATGGTGATCCCGCGATTCACCGACCAGGCCCTTGACGGCGAGCCCCTCACGGTTTACGGCGACGGACGCCAGACCCGCACCTTCACCTATGTTCTGGACGTGGTGGAGGCCCTGATGTCACTGATGAACGAGCCAAAGGCCGTGGGCGAGCTTTTCAACATAGGCGGAACCGAGGAAATCACCATGGAGGCCTTGGCCCGGCGGATAATAAGCGCCACAGGCTCCACCTCCACCTTCCGCCTGATCCCCTACAACGAGGCCTTTCCAGAAGGTTTCGAGGACATGCAGAGGCGGGTTCCGGATATTTCCAAGATTAAGGCCCTCACGGGCTTTCATCCCAAGACGGACCTTGACACCATATTGCTGAAGGTGGCGGAGGACAGGAAGGCCAATAGGACTTAA
- a CDS encoding CoB--CoM heterodisulfide reductase iron-sulfur subunit B family protein: protein MRPVMEWGYYPGCTLTQSASAYDRQVRALMERIGRPVAEIADWNCCGATSASKHDAFLATALPARNLGLAESQGFSRILVPCSGCYSREKAAQYRMFSEPDVAEAVNSKLSHKVTKKITVVSILEALDEALSDGSLNAAATKKLTGMKAAPYYGCLTRLADKAPFFDDNENPQVMERILSAMGIESVDFSAKTRCCGASAAVNDRDTAISLMSIIMAQAVERGANAIVVSCPMCHLNMDACQDEVGLLSGIQRRLPVYYITELLGLSAGLDPEILGLTEHFVSGLPLLSELGLP, encoded by the coding sequence ATGAGACCGGTCATGGAATGGGGCTATTATCCGGGATGCACACTGACCCAGTCGGCCTCGGCATACGACCGACAGGTGAGGGCTCTCATGGAGAGGATCGGGCGGCCAGTGGCCGAAATCGCGGACTGGAACTGCTGCGGGGCCACCAGCGCGTCCAAGCACGACGCCTTCCTGGCAACGGCCCTTCCGGCCCGGAACCTTGGCCTTGCCGAGAGCCAGGGCTTCTCCCGCATACTGGTTCCGTGCTCCGGCTGCTATTCACGCGAAAAGGCGGCCCAATACCGCATGTTTTCCGAGCCTGACGTGGCGGAAGCTGTCAACTCGAAGCTCTCGCACAAGGTTACGAAAAAAATCACCGTCGTTTCAATCCTGGAAGCCCTTGACGAGGCCCTTTCGGACGGCTCCCTGAATGCTGCGGCCACGAAAAAGCTCACCGGCATGAAGGCCGCCCCCTACTACGGCTGCCTCACCCGGCTCGCCGACAAGGCCCCCTTTTTCGACGACAACGAAAACCCCCAGGTCATGGAGCGCATCCTTTCCGCAATGGGGATCGAATCCGTGGATTTTTCCGCAAAAACGCGCTGTTGCGGAGCTTCGGCGGCGGTCAACGACCGGGACACCGCCATTTCGCTCATGTCCATCATCATGGCCCAGGCCGTGGAGCGCGGCGCGAACGCCATCGTGGTAAGCTGCCCCATGTGCCATCTCAACATGGACGCCTGCCAGGACGAGGTCGGCCTTTTGTCCGGCATACAAAGGAGGCTTCCGGTCTACTACATCACCGAGCTTCTGGGCCTTTCAGCCGGGCTCGACCCGGAAATTCTGGGACTGACGGAACACTTCGTAAGCGGCCTGCCCCTTTTATCCGAACTGGGACTGCCATGA
- a CDS encoding 4Fe-4S dicluster domain-containing protein, with translation MTFEAVDFNPGEARTFADEVATASGQNLSACYQCRKCAAGCPVAEATGFFTPDRLIRTVVMGDEKAAQESPLTWKCVSCYTCGTRCPNGIQTGKITEALKRISKKNRVYPQVPKIASFHAAFVSAFKRRGRINETEFMAGYEMRHMTRLLMDFNFPAIIGESFSQARLGLSMLKQKRLHIGLTRVKDVKEVRGLFSGADESENYKE, from the coding sequence ATGACCTTCGAGGCCGTTGATTTTAACCCGGGTGAGGCCCGGACTTTCGCCGACGAGGTGGCCACGGCCTCCGGCCAGAACCTTTCGGCCTGTTACCAGTGCAGGAAATGCGCGGCGGGCTGCCCGGTGGCCGAGGCCACGGGCTTTTTCACTCCGGACAGGCTCATCCGCACGGTTGTAATGGGGGATGAAAAGGCCGCCCAGGAAAGCCCCTTAACCTGGAAATGCGTTTCCTGCTACACCTGCGGAACCCGCTGCCCCAACGGAATCCAGACCGGCAAGATCACCGAGGCCCTCAAAAGGATTTCAAAGAAAAACCGCGTTTATCCGCAGGTTCCCAAGATCGCCTCTTTCCACGCCGCATTTGTCTCCGCCTTCAAAAGGCGGGGCAGGATCAACGAGACCGAGTTCATGGCGGGCTACGAGATGCGCCACATGACAAGGCTTCTGATGGACTTCAATTTCCCGGCCATCATCGGCGAATCCTTCTCCCAGGCCAGGCTGGGGCTTTCCATGCTGAAACAGAAAAGGCTCCACATAGGCCTTACCCGGGTGAAGGATGTAAAAGAGGTCAGGGGGCTTTTTTCCGGAGCCGACGAATCCGAAAATTACAAGGAATGA
- the arfB gene encoding aminoacyl-tRNA hydrolase: MIRVNENLNIGEDELTFHFTRASGPGGQNVNKVETAVELRFDALNSPNLPEGVRARLLKLAGHRATLEGVIIIDARRFRSQEKNRVDAVERLLGLIQKATLEPKPRRKTRPTLASRERRLTAKRREGELKRFRKPVKDGE; the protein is encoded by the coding sequence ATGATACGGGTCAACGAAAATCTCAACATCGGCGAAGACGAGCTGACCTTTCACTTCACCCGCGCCTCCGGCCCCGGCGGCCAGAACGTGAACAAGGTGGAAACGGCGGTTGAGCTGCGCTTCGACGCCTTGAACTCCCCAAACCTTCCAGAAGGCGTGAGGGCAAGGCTTCTGAAACTCGCCGGACACCGGGCCACCCTGGAGGGAGTCATAATAATCGACGCCCGTCGTTTCCGCAGCCAGGAAAAAAATCGCGTTGACGCCGTGGAAAGACTTCTTGGCCTGATTCAAAAGGCGACCCTGGAGCCCAAACCCCGAAGGAAGACCCGGCCCACCCTGGCCTCCAGGGAGCGCCGCCTGACGGCCAAGCGTCGGGAAGGGGAGTTGAAGAGGTTCAGGAAACCCGTGAAGGACGGCGAATAA
- a CDS encoding response regulator — translation MEDIFTVFTASQHCNVSTKTIINWIESGHIEAYKTVGGHRRIKKDVLEAFMRKQGIPIPENAPGNGRKRILVVDDDPIIVETIVQSLEEDEHDYEVISAADGFEAGLQVSHFKPHILILDIMMPDIKGFEVCKKIKSSPDTAGTKIIVLSAYLDEEKFAKMKEYGADICFSKPLPLGQLKAEVARLLGVE, via the coding sequence ATGGAAGACATCTTTACGGTTTTCACGGCAAGCCAGCACTGCAACGTCTCCACTAAAACCATCATCAACTGGATAGAGTCCGGCCACATCGAGGCGTACAAGACCGTGGGCGGCCACAGGCGCATCAAAAAGGACGTCCTGGAAGCCTTCATGCGCAAACAGGGCATCCCCATACCGGAAAACGCGCCCGGAAACGGAAGAAAGCGGATACTGGTCGTGGACGACGATCCCATCATCGTGGAGACCATCGTCCAGTCCCTTGAGGAGGACGAGCACGACTACGAGGTCATCTCCGCCGCCGACGGCTTCGAGGCGGGCCTCCAGGTCAGCCACTTCAAGCCCCACATCCTGATTCTGGACATCATGATGCCCGACATAAAGGGCTTCGAGGTGTGCAAAAAGATCAAGTCCTCGCCTGACACGGCGGGCACGAAAATCATCGTGCTCTCGGCCTATCTGGACGAGGAGAAGTTCGCCAAAATGAAGGAGTACGGCGCTGACATCTGCTTTTCCAAGCCCCTGCCCCTTGGCCAGCTGAAGGCCGAGGTGGCAAGGCTTCTGGGCGTGGAATAG
- a CDS encoding TetR/AcrR family transcriptional regulator, with protein sequence MKKATPPPKNAARALFPQNPSRGKPETREKIMDAAQKLFSARGFDATGVMDIVSAVGMSAGTFYIYFRDKGELFHKVAERSIENLRNHLLTLRQSLNIWDREDRIAKSRQSFSAFFDYVDLNRDQMTLILRGSAASSGRDAFDYAQSVAADLAEDAARWAELGVIEGLNPWLFAHAALGMTLQVVRSYLAESMFTRREAIDFLLRMLAALFEEYLTPKGRELLLEGA encoded by the coding sequence ATGAAAAAAGCCACCCCCCCGCCCAAAAACGCCGCACGCGCCCTTTTCCCACAAAATCCGTCGCGGGGCAAGCCGGAAACCCGCGAAAAGATAATGGATGCGGCGCAAAAGCTTTTCTCCGCAAGGGGTTTCGACGCAACCGGCGTCATGGACATCGTGAGCGCCGTGGGCATGAGCGCCGGGACATTCTACATCTATTTCAGGGACAAGGGCGAGCTTTTCCACAAGGTTGCCGAGCGCAGCATAGAAAACCTTCGGAACCACCTTCTGACCCTGCGGCAGTCTCTGAACATCTGGGACCGTGAGGACCGGATCGCCAAGAGCAGGCAGAGCTTTTCGGCTTTTTTCGACTACGTGGACTTGAACCGTGACCAGATGACATTGATCCTTAGGGGTTCTGCGGCTTCTTCCGGGCGGGACGCCTTTGACTACGCACAATCGGTGGCCGCCGACCTTGCCGAAGACGCGGCGCGCTGGGCGGAGCTTGGTGTTATCGAGGGCTTAAACCCCTGGCTTTTCGCCCACGCGGCCCTTGGAATGACCCTCCAGGTGGTGCGCTCGTATCTGGCCGAGAGCATGTTCACCCGCCGGGAGGCCATTGACTTTCTTCTGCGGATGCTGGCCGCCCTCTTCGAGGAATACCTCACCCCCAAGGGCCGCGAGCTTCTTCTGGAAGGGGCGTGA
- a CDS encoding CoB--CoM heterodisulfide reductase iron-sulfur subunit A family protein, whose amino-acid sequence MTKKASISGAVAVAGGGIGAMQAALDLAEAGFLVHMIEPASSIGGTMVMLDKTFPTGDCSMCMISPKMVEVGRHENIKVHTLSSVAALSGEPGDFTLSVIEKPRYVNPDRCTGCGVCESKCPKIVANSFDQGLGKRRAIHVLFPQAVPNTRVIDPGQCLYLTRKRCRACEKVCTAGAIDFDQTEKRFDLRVGAVILSPGLSRYDAKFRQELGYGRWPNVVTSLQFERILSASGPFAGKVTRPSDHRHPQKIAWIQCVGSRDPHRANPWCSSVCCMYATKQAVIAKEHDSSIEPSVFYMDMRSFGKDFDRYVDRAKNEYGVRYVRAMVSEIREDPGTGNLILRHALENGKMTEEAFHLAVLSVGFQPHAEAAKFAETFGIESTPYGFPATDPFSPTATTRRGVLATGIYQGPKDIPETVVQASAVAGEVMSLLSEARGTEVTEKAVPPEIPVAGDPAKIGVFVCHCGINISQTVDVKSVAQAAAGLPGVALAEDVIYACAQDTQEHIKEMVREKGLNRVVVASCTPRTHEPLFMDTIRDAGLNKYLFELADIREQCSWCHMGQKEEATKKALALVKAHVAKARNLFPVQSGSVSVTPAALVIGGGVAGMTAALSLGGQGFDVHLVEREKELGGLARNLRRTGEGREVGAWLSGLVSKAESHPKITVHKSAQIAKTDGAVGGFTTILDNGETFTHGAIIIAVGGQEYKPAEYGYGERDSVITQRTLEQRIEAGEIPKGASFVMIQCVGSREEPSNYCSRVCCQDAVKNAVAIKEKDPTASVAILYRDVRTYGLREENYKKARDLGVLFFRFDPEKKPEAAFTDKGVTVSLHDFILNRPVRLSADFLVLSAGLRPNPESETIGKLYKLTRNSDGFFLEAHVKLRPVDFPSEGIYLAGLAHAPKNLDETISQAQAAAGRAGALLAHERLAVSGIISKHNRDICMSCLACVRACPYGSPFIDSDGKVSHNEVKCMGCGICAGVCPAKAWQVNKFTDTQVMAMIDSLTDGLHPAQKEAQ is encoded by the coding sequence ATGACAAAAAAAGCATCCATAAGTGGGGCCGTGGCTGTGGCGGGCGGCGGCATTGGGGCCATGCAGGCGGCCCTGGACCTTGCCGAGGCCGGGTTTCTGGTGCACATGATAGAGCCTGCGTCATCCATCGGCGGCACCATGGTGATGCTGGACAAGACCTTCCCCACCGGGGACTGCTCCATGTGCATGATCTCCCCCAAGATGGTGGAGGTTGGCCGCCACGAAAACATAAAGGTGCACACCCTCTCGTCCGTGGCCGCCCTTTCTGGGGAGCCCGGCGATTTCACCCTTTCCGTGATCGAAAAGCCCCGCTATGTCAACCCGGATCGCTGCACCGGCTGCGGGGTATGTGAGAGCAAGTGCCCGAAAATAGTGGCAAACTCCTTTGACCAGGGACTCGGCAAGCGCCGGGCCATCCACGTGCTCTTTCCCCAGGCGGTGCCCAACACCCGCGTGATCGATCCCGGCCAATGCCTCTATCTCACAAGGAAGCGCTGCCGGGCCTGCGAAAAGGTCTGCACCGCAGGGGCTATAGATTTCGACCAGACGGAGAAGCGCTTCGATCTCAGGGTGGGCGCGGTGATCCTGTCTCCGGGCCTTTCCCGCTACGACGCCAAGTTCCGCCAGGAACTTGGCTACGGGCGCTGGCCCAACGTGGTGACGAGCCTTCAGTTCGAGCGCATTCTGTCTGCCTCCGGCCCCTTTGCGGGCAAGGTCACAAGGCCAAGCGACCACAGGCACCCGCAGAAAATCGCCTGGATCCAGTGCGTGGGCTCCCGCGACCCCCACCGGGCCAACCCCTGGTGCAGCTCGGTCTGCTGCATGTACGCCACCAAGCAGGCGGTGATAGCCAAGGAGCACGACTCCTCCATCGAGCCCTCGGTTTTCTACATGGACATGCGCAGCTTCGGAAAGGACTTCGACCGCTACGTGGACCGCGCCAAAAACGAGTACGGCGTGCGCTACGTAAGGGCCATGGTCTCGGAAATCCGCGAGGACCCAGGAACGGGGAACCTCATCCTCCGCCACGCGCTCGAAAACGGCAAAATGACCGAGGAGGCCTTTCATCTTGCGGTGCTTTCGGTGGGGTTCCAGCCCCACGCCGAGGCGGCCAAATTCGCCGAAACCTTCGGGATAGAGTCCACGCCCTACGGCTTTCCGGCAACCGACCCGTTCTCGCCCACCGCCACAACGCGCCGGGGGGTGCTCGCAACGGGAATCTACCAGGGCCCCAAGGACATCCCGGAAACCGTGGTCCAGGCAAGCGCGGTTGCTGGCGAGGTGATGAGCCTTCTGTCGGAAGCGCGCGGAACCGAGGTAACCGAAAAGGCCGTTCCGCCGGAAATTCCGGTCGCGGGCGACCCGGCCAAAATCGGCGTTTTCGTATGCCACTGCGGAATAAACATCTCCCAGACCGTTGACGTCAAAAGCGTGGCCCAGGCTGCGGCGGGCCTTCCGGGCGTGGCCCTTGCCGAGGACGTCATCTACGCCTGCGCCCAGGACACCCAGGAGCACATAAAGGAAATGGTGCGGGAAAAGGGCCTTAACCGCGTGGTTGTGGCCTCCTGCACGCCCCGCACCCACGAGCCCCTTTTCATGGATACCATTCGTGACGCGGGCTTGAACAAGTACCTCTTCGAGCTGGCCGACATAAGGGAGCAATGCTCGTGGTGCCACATGGGGCAGAAGGAGGAGGCCACCAAAAAGGCCCTGGCGCTTGTAAAAGCCCACGTGGCCAAGGCCCGGAACCTCTTTCCCGTGCAAAGCGGAAGCGTTTCCGTGACTCCTGCGGCCCTGGTCATCGGCGGCGGCGTGGCGGGCATGACTGCGGCCCTGTCCCTTGGCGGCCAGGGTTTCGACGTTCATCTCGTGGAGCGCGAAAAGGAGCTTGGCGGGCTTGCGCGGAACCTTCGGCGCACCGGCGAGGGCAGGGAGGTCGGCGCGTGGCTTTCCGGGCTTGTATCAAAGGCGGAATCCCACCCCAAAATCACCGTCCACAAATCCGCCCAAATTGCAAAAACCGACGGCGCGGTGGGGGGCTTCACCACGATCCTCGACAACGGCGAAACCTTCACCCACGGGGCCATCATAATCGCGGTGGGCGGCCAGGAGTACAAGCCCGCCGAATACGGATACGGCGAGCGGGACAGCGTCATCACCCAGAGGACCCTGGAACAGCGCATCGAAGCGGGCGAAATCCCCAAGGGTGCGAGTTTCGTGATGATCCAGTGCGTGGGAAGCCGGGAGGAGCCCTCCAACTACTGTTCGAGGGTCTGCTGCCAGGACGCCGTCAAAAACGCCGTGGCCATCAAGGAGAAAGACCCCACAGCCTCGGTGGCCATTTTATACCGGGACGTGCGCACCTACGGGCTTCGTGAGGAAAACTACAAAAAGGCCCGCGACCTGGGGGTGCTCTTTTTCCGCTTCGATCCCGAAAAAAAACCGGAGGCGGCCTTTACCGACAAGGGCGTCACCGTAAGCCTTCACGATTTCATCTTGAACCGCCCCGTTCGCCTTTCTGCGGATTTCCTGGTGCTTTCCGCCGGGCTTCGCCCCAATCCCGAATCCGAAACCATAGGAAAGCTCTACAAGCTCACCCGCAATTCCGACGGGTTTTTCCTGGAAGCCCACGTGAAACTGCGGCCCGTGGATTTTCCCAGCGAGGGAATCTACCTTGCGGGCCTTGCCCACGCGCCCAAGAACCTGGACGAAACCATTTCCCAGGCCCAGGCGGCGGCGGGCAGGGCAGGGGCGCTCCTGGCCCACGAGAGGCTTGCGGTTTCCGGCATCATCTCAAAGCACAACCGCGACATCTGCATGTCCTGCCTGGCCTGCGTGCGGGCCTGCCCCTACGGCTCGCCCTTCATAGACTCCGACGGCAAGGTCTCCCACAACGAGGTGAAATGCATGGGCTGCGGCATCTGCGCGGGAGTCTGCCCGGCCAAGGCCTGGCAGGTCAACAAGTTCACCGACACCCAGGTGATGGCCATGATCGATTCGCTCACGGACGGCCTTCATCCGGCCCAAAAGGAGGCCCAATGA
- a CDS encoding methylenetetrahydrofolate reductase has translation MKLKDALQRKKFVVTSEVQAPLDQESPDELVKNLASVKGRVDGVSVSDVDLEGIVGDSIKTCEVLMENSFDAIYQTTTRDKNRIELQKDLLTAHDAGIENLLVFTEDYRITGDSLQEMMFFHVDAGKIESVLTNIREGRTVEGKDIPGPVEFVLGSGVESAWGKNVPDLEMKEMEQMTKIGSGYFLTTPVFDLEVFQKFMSRVETFGLPVIAEVMILRTAGMAKFLNRHLKSGMVPDWLIKKLSAAPDKERASMEIFADLVKGIKDLCQGVHVISIGGEDRLAKYLDAAKLK, from the coding sequence ATGAAGCTCAAAGACGCCCTTCAAAGAAAAAAATTCGTGGTGACATCCGAGGTTCAGGCCCCCCTGGACCAGGAAAGCCCTGATGAACTCGTGAAAAATCTCGCGTCGGTCAAAGGCCGGGTGGACGGCGTTTCGGTTTCCGATGTCGACCTGGAAGGCATCGTGGGCGATTCCATCAAAACCTGCGAAGTCCTCATGGAAAACAGCTTCGACGCCATCTACCAGACCACCACCAGGGACAAGAACCGCATAGAGCTTCAGAAGGACCTTCTCACGGCCCACGACGCCGGGATCGAAAACCTCCTGGTCTTCACCGAAGATTACAGGATCACCGGCGACAGCCTCCAGGAAATGATGTTTTTCCACGTGGACGCCGGAAAGATCGAGTCGGTGCTTACGAACATCCGCGAAGGCCGCACCGTGGAGGGCAAGGACATTCCGGGCCCCGTGGAATTCGTGCTGGGAAGTGGCGTTGAATCCGCCTGGGGCAAGAACGTGCCCGACCTGGAAATGAAGGAAATGGAGCAGATGACAAAAATCGGCTCCGGGTATTTCCTCACCACCCCGGTTTTCGACCTGGAGGTTTTCCAGAAGTTCATGAGCCGGGTGGAAACCTTCGGGCTTCCGGTTATCGCCGAGGTCATGATACTGCGCACCGCCGGAATGGCGAAATTCCTGAACCGCCACCTCAAAAGCGGCATGGTGCCGGACTGGCTCATAAAGAAGCTCTCCGCAGCCCCGGACAAGGAGAGGGCGTCCATGGAGATTTTCGCGGATCTCGTAAAGGGCATCAAAGACCTTTGCCAGGGCGTTCACGTGATTTCCATCGGCGGCGAGGACAGGCTGGCCAAATATCTGGACGCCGCTAAATTGAAATAA